gtgtgtgtgtgtgtgtgtgtgtgtgtgcgtgcatgcgtgtgtttgtgtgtgtgtgtgtgtgtgtgtgtgtgtgcgtgcgtgcgtgcgtgcgtgcgtgcgtgtgtgtgagtgtgtgtgtgtgtgtgtgtgtgtgtgtgtgtgtgtgtgtgtgtgcgtgcgagcttgtgtgtgtttgctttcatggatcaataataatgctaagttattgatgttttgattggtaaagaaaaaaaaagttcagttaGGCAGATTTTGAAATGCTTtgtgaatttagaaaaaaaatacatatagtaGACCTCATTTTTTCCTTAAACATGTCATGAAAACGGTTTGCTAAAGACATTCCTACCTAAGCAATTATTTGAAGATTAGAGTTACATAGcccatatcaataaaaaaatgtttacatCATTATGATATAAATTGTGTCATCGCCCACGTCACAGAGCCTCATGGCCTTCCTATGTCAACCTGGAAGAGAAACGTACTTACTTTACACGTACGTACACCACGCTTACTGAAATACCGCGTCCCCTTCTTCCGTGGAATAAAACGTTCTCGGCGGGAAATTTGGttggatttttattttcaatgttttgtttatgttttgttttttcaatatgtttgtttgttttttggtttctgTTGCGCGTGCGTACTTACATATGAGTAtatcgtcgagagagagagagaaagagagggagagagggagagagagagagagagagagagagagagagagagagagagagagagagagagagagagagagagagagagagagagagagagaaagaaagggagaaagaaagacatagagaaagggaaaaagaaagaaatagagaaagggagaaagaaagaaatagagagactgacagacagacagatagacagacaaacagcgactaagaaagagacagagagagatctgaCGTTTTCGGCCGGAAATTTGGGACCGTAcagcgggaaggaaggaggtagatcACTCGGTTGTCATTATGATGCAGAATGGGTACATTAGTACAGgtgacatatatacaaacacataggtgagtgtgtgtgcttgtatatcgaatatgtatgtttgtatattgaatatttgtgtctgtatatcgAATATGTTTGCATATCGAAtatgcgcgcgcgagcgcgcgtgtgtggatgtgcttgtgtgtgtgtgcgtgcgtacgtgtatatgtgcgtgcttgcgctatgtgtttgcatgtgtgtgtgtaatgttataACTAAAAGCTTGGTGATGTCCTGTGGCATATTATCAGAAATGCCTTCGGATTTCCCAGGCATCAGATACAAACACGCAAGTCATATCTTAAAAACATTCCTGTGTTGTGTCAAGTCTCATTAAATATCTTCTGAGAGATCATCAGTAAAAAGGTCAtgaactctctctttttctcttcctctctctttctctttctttctggattatgaatatacacatgtatatatgtgaatatatatatacatatatacatatatatacatatatatatatatatatacatatgtgtgtgtatatatatatatatatatttgtgtgtgtgtgtgtgtgtgtgtgcgtgtgcgtgtgcgtgtgcgtgtgtgtgcgtgtgcgtgtgcgtgtgcgtgtgcgtgtgcgtgtgcgtgtgcgtgtgcgtgtgcgtgtgcgtgtgcgtgtgcgtgtgcgtgtgcgtgtgcgtgtgcgtgtgcgcgcgcgcgtgtgtgtgtgtgtgtgtgtgtgtgtgtgtgtgcgtgtgcgtgtgcgtgtgcgtgtgcgtgtgtgtgtgtgtgtgtgtgtgtgttgtgtgtgtgtgtgtgttgtgtgtgtgagtgtgtgtgtattgttccgacttactcctcttcttaccttcttctttatggttttcGAAGTTTCTTACCACGTTGATAAGAATTTAATATACTCACAACACTGtgaatatcatttatttatagaaCTATTTTCTCACTTACATTTCCTACCTTAAGTGACTCATTCCACCAAcgaaatatactttttttcccaTGAAACTAAGCTCCAGAAGTCAACCGAGGCAACGAATTATGAATCAGTGGGAACAGAATCCCACACGAAAAATCTCGGCCACAAGGATATTCAACAGGAAGGGGGGAAGCCCCGAGCGAAGTCCGTTACCGTGAGATTAGACGTGGCGTAAATATTTGCTTCTTGTGATACGGTTTAAAGTTAAATAATATTGTTTCCgggtttttggattttttttttttgtggggtgtattgtcgagagagagagagagagagagagagagagagagagagagagagagagagagagagagagagagagagagagagagagagagagagagagagagagagagagagagagacacagagagacagagagacagagagacagagagacagagagacagagagacagagagacagagagacagagagagacagagacagaaacagagacagaaacagagacagacagacagacagagcccgaaacaaagataaagagcgaacggtaaaaagagagagagagagagagagagagagagagagagagagagagagagagagagagagagagagagagagagagagagagagagagagagagagagatagaaagacagccagagacagagagcataacaaagagagagagcgaatgggaaagagagagagagagagagagagagagagagagagagagagagagagagagagagagagagagagagagagagagagagagagagagagtgcgagagagagagagagagagagtgcgagagagagagagagagagagagtgcgagagagagagagagagagtgcgagagagagagagagagagagagagagagagagagagagagagagagagagagagagagagagagagagagagagagagagagagatagaaagacagccagagacagagagcataACAAAGCATTATATTCAAAGCACTATGTTGTTCCTTACCCATCACTTtcggaaaataataaataataatggctaCAGGATTTCCCATTATCCATattcacatacacgaacacacacacacacacacacacacacacacacacacacacacacacacacacacacacacacacacacacacacacacacacacacacacacacacacagatacacacacacacacacacacacacacacacacacacatatatatacatagagtttTTAAGTGAAGAAAATTTCATCTCCTTGGAGTTTCAGAGCAGCATCTTTGCAGTGATTAACAAACTAGTAAAAGTGAAAGAATGTCTTTTCTTTCCACCATTCTTAAAGTTCTTCAACTACCTACATTCTAAACAGTAACAAGGACCAGATGGTGTAAACAACCCATAACCATTCAATTACTTCCTGTGGATAATGAAAGATTAGCAAGTAGTTATGCAGTGATAATATCCAGcagattttctctttatttagtaTACAGTATTTACATTCTTCCTAAAAATAACCATCCATTACAAAATCAAGCCTATCTGCACACATCTCAATTATATATAACACAGTGTTACACTTGACAGAACTACAAATCTTATCTTAATTCTGTGCAACAGCTGTGCAAGGTGGACCAATAATGAATTAACATTGGTTTTCAACCCTCATGCTACCATTAAAGGATTCTTTTTAGTCCCACTTCTTGGTTCTGTTGAAATACTCTCCATCCGGCGTATTGTAACCCTCAATGGGTGGTGTTCTCAGGGGCCCTCTGGCGCGATATGGGAGCAAAGTCTGATCGAGTTGTATTGCTTCTAGCCACAATTCCTCAGACACTTTTCGAAGTTCCTGTGATAAAACAGAGATTGTAAGTTTAGTTGTTGTGTTTACAAAGTGAAGCTATGGAGTCCATCAGTCATGTTCTCACAAAAGTTGTtcacaaagaagaaaaactatatatttgcatgtgtatgcataaggGGGGATGGGCAAAAGGCACTACTGATGTAAGAGATAAAATGGTCCATATATCTGcttaaaaaacacataaaagaaacttatacataaaaataatatataatatatatagtatgaaaatATTCTCAAAAGATGAAAGGTCATTTATATCATGTAAAACACAAATTATGGGTGGACCAGCAACTGAGCTGCATGGTGCACATACGGTTGAGCATCTAACTGTTGCATATCTGCATATCAAAATGTCATTGCATAGAGTACATTAGGTTGGGTATCCAATTGTTGCATATTTACGTATCATATTGTCATGACATATCACTCAGTGAAACTGTCTGCTCCCTAGACTCATCACTATACATTTGCATTAAAACAGAGGACAGAGGACTGTGAACAGACCTCAAAAATACAGAAATGAGTTTATCTTCACTTAGCAaaagctcatatatatatctaacatacagTCAATAAAAGAACAAGGAAATCGCCATTTCGGTAGGTTTCAAATTCATATATAGGAAGAGGGTTATGGCTGACATATTTCCAGTATGTGAATGGAATATACAAAAACTTCACAAGGGTATACCCAACTCATTTTGAGGTCTTCTCATCTTGAAATGGGTCAGCCACTGCTAAATATCTGTATAACTGGCTTTTCACAAAAGGAATAAGCATACAATATGACAGTCATAACAAGTTATTCAGTGAGAAACATATTATTCCTTTGAtgagacacaaagaaaaaacaactgaCTGATCAAACTCATTGAGTATTTCTGTATCACATTTTGACACACATTAGTGAAATGATAATCAGATATGTTATGATTTTTGGATGTGTAATAAGCAGATccagatgtgagtgtgtgtgtctgcatggtCCTATGTCTGACATCCCTGATCTAACAAAACTGGtcaagtaaaaaaatgaaaaataatggttATACCATTAGCAGTACAAAAAAGATTCTGCCCacctatggtttatatatatggacatagatagataaataaataagcagattaatatatgtagataggtatcattatatagacagacagatgcgtaaaaataaagaataactgTTGCTTACTTATTCATTGATCATTCAAACTGTGACAAtggaatataagatatataaaacatGGACCCCTAAACAATACAAagacaattattaaaaaaaacaacctcTAATGCATGCTGCTGAGATGCCATAACTTCATCGATCATGGTAGTCTCTGCCAGATGCTGCTGATACTTGTACTGCGACCACTCCTTCAGAAGTGCTACTCTTTGATCATGCACTTCTTCCTGCAGTTGGATGGACCTCTTACGGATTCTGTGGTGATTGAAAAGTTCCTTTATATCTAGGTTTGCCCATGAAGATTACATATCTACTTTTATTATAGTATTTTCTGTAACACATAAGTATAATTCAATATATTCACTGCTAGAACATTCACAAGTTCAAAGAACAAATGCAAAATGTGATAGACCTGAGAAATGGACAAATGGGTggattctaatttttttttcacagatttCCAATGAATTAATTGCCCTAACTACTTGGCCTAACAATGGTATATCACAAAGTGATATACCATTATGCAACCAAAATATAATTCATACTTTTGGAAGGGTGACAAGGTTTCAATCCATATATATTGGAAAATAAATATACTATTCTTAATAAGTCCAAAGGAACAAAATGAGAAAAGCTAATATATTTGAAGTCAATAAAATGCTAAGAGAATTAGTACCAaattttttatcctctttcataTCAAATATCTAAAACCCTTTTGATTAATCCCAAGACCAATTCTTTTACAGACTTTCTTATCTTCACACAGACAGTGGATTGGATCATTAGaactcactctttctcctgcATGATGGTTCTCGGGACTTCCAGTTCGTCGATGGGCTTCAGCTGACTAGCATTCTTTTCCAATCGCCGAATTTGtttctcaattttcttcttcttacgctCCTCTCTCTGGCGTACGAGCATGggatccatcttctttttcttctttaaggGTTCAGCTCTAAGAAAGTAATGAGaatatgagaatttttttttttcatggaatgTAACTTCAATAAAGCACAAGAGGTATatcaattatgtaaatatatatcagagAAAAAAAGCATGCTTTCACTGAAATTTTCCAAATGAACATAGTATAATAAAAACTGTTTCTTACTCAACAACTTGTGTGAGCCTAAAGCAGAGAGGGGCTGCAGCTGTCGAGATGGACCGCTGAAATGAACTCTCCCGGAGTGATAGCCTGAAAAACAAAAATTCAGTGGTAGAGGTAATAGTTTCTCTTTTCATGGCTTACAATATTTGAAAGAAactgtaaatataaaaaagtaaaggtGATTAATAAAGGCAACAGTTTCTCTTCTCGTGACTTAAAAATTTTGAAACAAAATCTGGATTGGGAAAAAGGTGATTATgtgaaaaataattaattaattcctgAGATATAGGGAAAATAATCTGCACTGCTTCTATATGAATCTCATTTATGCTATATTACATATTGTATTTTGCAATAACAATTACTTTATCAGACATTAGTAACGGTAAATTCAGACCAAAGGCTTCGTACTACAATATTTCAAGCAGACTTTCACATTGGTATTTCCAAGGTACCAATGTGAATTCATATGAATAGTTTCCTCAGTATTGAAAATACCGGTAACTATAGTTTCATTTTCTCACATCCATGTAGTACAAACTAAAATTTGCCTGTAATGGACAGAATGACCAAAAGTAAGACAATATTAATCTATGGTACTACCGTcacaagttgataataagaaagttgtgcaacatgtaatactttggtatacatctacaggaaaatgtaatgacaCTTTAATAATCAAAGATAAATATTACTCTCAGTAATTCTTGAAATCATCTGTGTAGGCAAAAAAGTAAtgtcagaaattaagaaaataggtcACAACGAATGCCAAGCAGAGAGCAAGTACATGACAATCAGATGAGGGAAGCCTGATGGGTAAATATGGCAATTGGATGGGGTTTGGGAGTAAAGCCCTCAGGTTAGGAGGCTTTTCGGTTCATGCAGCAAAGTTTATGGATTTCCCAGGAATGGCTGGAGGAATAGAGGGGTAAGGTCACTTCATAAACATTACCAATaccttcatttatataatttgtgaGGGAAAATAACAAGAGGTTCGGGCATATTACTGTGCTGAtgattaatagataataattgCAAAGTTGGATGGGTGTGTGAAATTAAAAAATTACCATATAACTATGTATTCACCATACTAATGCATATCTCAAATGAGTATAAATTACAGCCGGTTAGAATatgttatttataaaaataatttatgtcAGTACCTCGGTTAACATAAAATTAATGATTGTCATTCTTATCTACTGATAATCACTTTTCTGTACATCTCCATTATTGTCAACTATGAAATCTTGTTACTCAATTTAAGAGTAAAATTATATCAATCTTGAGACATTCATGGGATGCAAATTTACTAAACAACTTTTCACGTTAAATACCAACATTTATCGAAACATGACCCTCTCTAAAGAACATTTTAACCATACTCATCAACTCAATGAGTGTCCCACCTTGTAAACGACGCCAGCAGTTTCATTGTTGAAGACATTTTAACAAGAAATGTAATCGCTGTATTTTCGGTAACTTGTTCACACAGTCTCGTTGTTTGCGTTTTTGCAAAGAGAATTCGCAGACTGGATCACACTTACAAAAACGCCCGAATGAGAAAAATCACTGTGGAAGATAGCTTTTTATCAATTTTTCCCTTTACATATGTCTTCTCATATACAATCTATCGTAAATGGAAATATCCATATCGATACCAATTCCATTTTGTGAATAATTAATGGTAATGTCCGCGTAGAGTTTTAGCATGCGGATTCTGAATCCAGCTTGAGACCACTGGTTTTCGTCTGCATGAGATTAGATATTGTTATTTCCAATGGCATTTTTCATTTTGACTAGAAAGCTTGTGTGACTTAATGATTACCATAACTACTAGCAAAACAAAG
This genomic stretch from Penaeus chinensis breed Huanghai No. 1 chromosome 8, ASM1920278v2, whole genome shotgun sequence harbors:
- the LOC125028072 gene encoding 39S ribosomal protein L40, mitochondrial-like translates to MSSTMKLLASFTRLSLRESSFQRSISTAAAPLCFRLTQVVEAEPLKKKKKMDPMLVRQREERKKKKIEKQIRRLEKNASQLKPIDELEVPRTIMQEKEIRKRSIQLQEEVHDQRVALLKEWSQYKYQQHLAETTMIDEVMASQQHALEELRKVSEELWLEAIQLDQTLLPYRARGPLRTPPIEGYNTPDGEYFNRTKKWD